One part of the bacterium genome encodes these proteins:
- a CDS encoding MBOAT family protein yields the protein MLFVESTFFVFFAVVLAVAWACRGHRNHKAWLLAASYFFYGAWDWRFLGLILLSTAIDYLAALRIEASEDQTRRRTWLWASLATNLGILFTFKYLDFFAGSATALLEAVGLQAGWTTLHLTLPVGISFFTFQSMSYTIDVYRREIQARREPLDFALFVAFFPQLVAGPIVRARDFLPQLVSRPLFSIVPVRACLTLFWIGFFKKACVGDNLALWIDPVYAEPAAHTASALIGATWLYAVQIYCDFSGYSDMAIATAGLLGYRLPRNFAAPYFSLSATEFWRRWHISLSSWLRDYLYISLGGNRHGSVRTRVNLMATMLLGGLWHGAFWNFVIWGGLHGLALVVHRQWRALVGIRHAPGGLRPLSRLAALLFTAWWVVFCWIFFRAATLSDAWIAAQAYLTWASHGNTALPGVVWPILALLVGMHALCWRLRPEERAGEIPGIAFAPAYGLAWSLALLMVPLEAKPFIYFQF from the coding sequence GTGCTGTTCGTCGAATCGACCTTCTTCGTCTTCTTCGCTGTCGTGCTCGCGGTGGCGTGGGCCTGCCGTGGCCACCGCAACCACAAGGCCTGGCTACTGGCCGCAAGCTACTTCTTCTACGGGGCGTGGGATTGGCGCTTCCTGGGCTTGATCCTGCTCTCCACGGCGATCGACTACCTCGCAGCCCTGCGAATCGAGGCCAGCGAAGACCAGACGCGGAGACGCACCTGGCTGTGGGCGAGTCTGGCCACCAACCTCGGCATCCTCTTCACCTTCAAGTACCTGGATTTCTTCGCCGGCTCGGCAACCGCGCTGCTCGAAGCCGTCGGCCTGCAAGCCGGCTGGACGACACTCCACCTCACACTTCCGGTGGGGATCAGCTTCTTCACATTCCAGTCGATGAGCTACACGATCGACGTCTACCGGCGGGAGATTCAGGCGAGGCGAGAGCCACTCGACTTCGCCCTCTTCGTTGCCTTCTTCCCCCAACTCGTTGCCGGACCGATCGTGCGCGCCCGGGATTTCCTCCCCCAGCTCGTGAGCCGCCCACTCTTCTCCATCGTGCCCGTACGCGCATGCCTCACCCTCTTCTGGATCGGGTTCTTCAAGAAAGCCTGCGTCGGCGACAACCTGGCGCTCTGGATCGACCCCGTCTATGCGGAACCGGCGGCCCATACTGCGAGCGCATTGATCGGAGCCACCTGGCTCTACGCCGTGCAGATCTACTGCGATTTTTCAGGTTATTCCGACATGGCGATCGCGACGGCGGGGCTCCTCGGCTATCGGCTTCCGCGCAACTTCGCCGCTCCCTACTTCAGTCTCTCCGCGACGGAATTCTGGCGCCGCTGGCATATCTCACTTTCGAGCTGGCTGCGGGACTACCTCTACATCTCGCTCGGCGGCAATCGACACGGCTCGGTCCGGACGCGCGTCAACCTGATGGCCACGATGTTGTTAGGCGGTCTCTGGCACGGTGCATTCTGGAATTTCGTCATCTGGGGTGGACTGCATGGCCTCGCCCTCGTTGTCCACCGGCAGTGGCGGGCCCTGGTGGGCATCCGTCACGCCCCCGGCGGGCTCAGGCCCCTCTCGCGGCTTGCGGCCCTGTTGTTCACCGCCTGGTGGGTGGTCTTTTGCTGGATCTTCTTCCGCGCAGCGACGCTTTCCGACGCCTGGATCGCGGCCCAGGCCTACCTCACCTGGGCATCTCACGGGAACACGGCCCTGCCAGGGGTCGTGTGGCCGATCCTGGCCCTCTTGGTCGGCATGCACGCACTCTGCTGGCGCCTGCGACCCGAAGAAAGAGCCGGCGAGATCCCCGGCATCGCGTTCGCGCCGGCCTATGGCCTGGCCTGGAGCCTGGCGCTCCTGATGGTTCCGCTCGAGGCGAAACCCTTCATCTATTTCCAGTTCTGA